A region of Cellulophaga sp. RHA19 DNA encodes the following proteins:
- the serC gene encoding 3-phosphoserine/phosphohydroxythreonine transaminase, protein MKKHNFSAGPCILPQEVLLKASEAVVDFNGSGLSLIEISHRSKDFVAVMETAQSLALEHLGLTDKGYKALFLQGGASMQFLMTAYNLLETKAGYLNTGTWSDKAIKEAKLFGEIVEVRSSKDKKFNYIPKNYMVPADLDYFHLTSNNTIFGTQIKEFPKTKIPMVCDMSSDIFSRKLDFSQFDLIYAGAQKNMGPAGTTLVVVKEDILGKVTRQIPSMLNYQVHISKDSMFNTPPVFAVYTSMLTMQWLKDLGGIDAIEEINNKKAQLLYSEIDLNPLFKGYADKADRSNMNATFTLTDEKLKDSFDAMCKEAGINGINGHRSIGGYRASMYNALSLDSVGALVDVMSDLERNA, encoded by the coding sequence ATGAAAAAGCATAATTTTAGCGCAGGACCTTGTATTTTACCACAAGAAGTATTACTTAAAGCATCAGAAGCTGTTGTAGACTTTAATGGTTCAGGATTATCTTTAATAGAAATATCTCACCGCAGTAAAGATTTTGTAGCTGTTATGGAAACAGCTCAATCTTTAGCTTTAGAACATTTAGGCCTTACAGATAAAGGATATAAAGCATTGTTTTTACAAGGTGGTGCAAGTATGCAGTTTTTAATGACAGCTTATAATTTATTAGAAACAAAAGCAGGGTATTTAAATACAGGTACTTGGAGTGACAAAGCTATTAAAGAAGCAAAATTATTTGGAGAAATAGTTGAAGTAAGATCATCTAAAGACAAAAAATTTAACTACATACCAAAAAACTATATGGTTCCTGCAGATTTAGATTATTTTCACCTTACCTCTAACAATACCATTTTTGGAACACAAATTAAAGAGTTTCCTAAAACTAAAATTCCAATGGTTTGCGATATGAGCTCTGATATATTTTCTCGTAAATTAGATTTTTCTCAATTTGATTTAATCTACGCTGGTGCACAAAAAAATATGGGTCCGGCTGGTACAACTCTAGTTGTTGTTAAAGAAGATATTCTTGGTAAAGTAACAAGACAAATACCTTCTATGTTAAACTACCAAGTACATATTAGTAAAGACAGTATGTTTAACACTCCTCCTGTTTTTGCTGTTTACACATCTATGCTAACTATGCAATGGCTTAAAGACCTTGGAGGTATTGATGCTATTGAAGAAATAAATAATAAAAAAGCACAGTTATTATACTCAGAAATAGATTTAAACCCATTATTTAAAGGATACGCAGATAAAGCAGACCGTTCTAATATGAATGCTACTTTTACTTTAACTGATGAAAAACTAAAAGATTCTTTTGATGCAATGTGTAAAGAAGCAGGCATTAACGGTATTAACGGTCACAGATCTATTGGTGGCTATAGAGCTTCTATGTACAATGCATTATCATTAGATAGTGTTGGTGCACTTGTAGATGTTATGAGCGATTTAGAAAGAAACGCATAA
- a CDS encoding GLPGLI family protein produces MLRNTFLIIITLLTFYSAFAQKDSINIYKVLYERILTIEEGRKPFIGVYELNKFVELNKSIYTKKSKSKITEVVITDEDDDSRFTFTPTGKNISTLFKDYNNGTFYSKHEVAYKYFVVKDSLNIFNWSIQNNSKEILGFKCQLATMDFRGRKYEAWFTSDLPVGGPYKYDGLPGMILELKSIDNFISFKPIKIKNTKLKLATLENPFDTKDALTWQDYKDLYKKKAIELLSYRPNENTGGVVSSRGGIELYIDEDDKEYNDALDKYHKKFSKK; encoded by the coding sequence ATGTTAAGAAATACATTTCTTATAATAATAACATTATTAACTTTTTACAGTGCGTTTGCACAAAAAGATTCCATAAATATTTACAAAGTGCTGTATGAGAGAATTTTAACTATTGAAGAAGGTAGAAAACCTTTTATAGGTGTTTATGAGCTAAATAAATTTGTAGAGCTAAATAAGTCTATTTACACAAAAAAAAGCAAATCAAAAATTACAGAAGTTGTAATTACAGATGAAGATGACGATTCTAGATTTACTTTTACGCCAACTGGTAAAAATATTAGTACGTTATTTAAGGACTATAACAATGGCACCTTTTATTCTAAACATGAAGTTGCTTACAAGTATTTTGTTGTTAAGGATAGTCTAAATATTTTTAATTGGAGCATTCAAAATAATTCAAAAGAAATTTTAGGTTTTAAATGCCAATTAGCAACAATGGACTTTAGAGGTAGAAAATATGAGGCTTGGTTTACATCAGATCTACCTGTAGGTGGCCCTTATAAATATGATGGCTTACCAGGTATGATTTTAGAACTGAAATCTATAGATAACTTTATATCTTTTAAACCTATAAAAATTAAAAATACTAAGCTAAAATTAGCTACTTTAGAAAATCCTTTTGATACAAAAGATGCACTAACTTGGCAGGATTATAAAGACTTGTACAAGAAAAAAGCAATAGAACTTTTAAGTTATAGACCTAATGAAAATACTGGAGGTGTAGTATCTTCTAGAGGTGGTATTGAATTATATATAGATGAAGACGACAAAGAGTATAATGATGCACTAGATAAATACCATAAGAAATTTTCTAAAAAATAA
- a CDS encoding TIGR02757 family protein, protein MTKAELKEFLDVKVVQYNNPDFIESDPLQIPHRFTKKEDIEIAGFLTATIAWGNRKSIIKNADKMMALMHNSPHDFVLNHSDDDLGNFKDFVHRTFNETDFTFFVQSLRNIYINHGGLEALFAKHTQGNDLQTAISKFKATFFEIEHPKRTTKHISDPLKGSAAKRINMFLRWMVRDASSKVDFGIWKTIDPALLSCPLDVHSGNVARKLGLLKRKQNDAKALAELDKSLRKLDSKDPSKYDFALFGLGVFEGF, encoded by the coding sequence ATGACAAAAGCCGAGTTAAAAGAGTTTTTAGATGTTAAGGTTGTACAATACAACAATCCAGATTTTATAGAGTCAGATCCGTTACAAATTCCGCATCGTTTTACAAAAAAAGAAGATATAGAAATTGCTGGTTTTTTAACGGCAACTATAGCTTGGGGAAACCGTAAGAGTATTATTAAAAATGCGGATAAAATGATGGCTCTTATGCACAACTCTCCTCACGATTTTGTTTTAAACCATTCTGATGACGATTTGGGTAACTTTAAAGATTTTGTGCACCGTACATTTAATGAAACCGATTTTACTTTTTTTGTACAGAGTTTACGTAATATTTATATAAATCACGGTGGTTTAGAGGCTCTCTTTGCTAAACACACCCAAGGTAATGACTTGCAAACCGCAATCTCTAAATTTAAAGCTACCTTTTTTGAGATTGAACACCCAAAACGTACAACAAAACACATATCTGATCCCTTAAAAGGTTCTGCCGCTAAACGTATTAATATGTTTTTACGTTGGATGGTACGTGATGCTAGTAGCAAAGTAGATTTTGGTATTTGGAAAACCATAGATCCTGCACTACTATCTTGCCCATTAGATGTACACTCTGGCAACGTTGCTCGTAAATTGGGGTTATTAAAGCGTAAACAAAATGATGCTAAAGCCTTAGCAGAACTAGACAAAAGCTTACGAAAATTAGACTCAAAAGACCCATCTAAGTACGATTTTGCTTTATTTGGTCTTGGTGTTTTTGAAGGGTTTTAG
- the folE gene encoding GTP cyclohydrolase I FolE, whose amino-acid sequence MSFYKNFEEYNLEATESVKEKYAKIIEGVGEDVEREGLVKTPERAAKAMMFLTQGYEQDPVKILKAAMFKEDYDDMVIIKDIELYSLCEHHMLPFFGKAHVAYIPNGHIVGLSKIPRIVDVFARRLQVQERLTHDILECLNNTLKPQGVAVVIEASHMCMMMRGVQKQNSVTTTSGFRGQFEKQETRNEFLKLISSDLS is encoded by the coding sequence ATGTCTTTTTATAAAAATTTTGAAGAATATAATTTAGAAGCAACCGAATCTGTAAAAGAAAAATACGCTAAAATTATTGAAGGTGTAGGCGAAGATGTAGAAAGAGAAGGTTTGGTAAAAACACCAGAAAGAGCAGCAAAAGCTATGATGTTTTTAACGCAAGGTTATGAGCAAGATCCGGTAAAAATATTAAAAGCTGCAATGTTTAAAGAGGATTATGATGATATGGTAATTATTAAAGATATAGAATTATACTCTTTATGTGAGCACCATATGTTGCCTTTTTTTGGTAAAGCACACGTAGCATATATACCAAACGGACATATAGTTGGATTAAGTAAAATACCTAGAATTGTAGATGTTTTTGCAAGAAGGCTACAAGTGCAAGAACGTTTAACACATGATATTTTAGAATGTTTAAATAATACCTTAAAGCCACAAGGAGTTGCAGTTGTTATAGAGGCATCGCATATGTGTATGATGATGCGTGGCGTACAAAAACAAAACTCTGTAACCACAACATCTGGTTTTAGAGGGCAGTTTGAGAAACAAGAAACACGTAATGAGTTTTTAAAGTTAATAAGCTCAGACTTATCCTAA
- a CDS encoding 4Fe-4S dicluster domain-containing protein: MAIIITDECINCGACEPECPNTAIYEGADDWRYADGTSLEGTIVLPNGKEVDAEESQEPISDEIYYISPDKCTECKGFHEEPQCAAVCPVDCCVPDEDIVETEEELLGKQRFMHPED, translated from the coding sequence ATGGCAATAATAATAACAGACGAATGTATTAATTGTGGAGCTTGTGAGCCAGAATGTCCAAATACAGCAATATATGAAGGTGCAGACGATTGGAGATATGCAGATGGTACGTCTTTAGAAGGCACAATTGTTTTACCAAATGGTAAAGAGGTTGATGCGGAAGAGTCTCAAGAGCCTATTAGTGATGAAATTTACTATATATCTCCTGATAAATGTACGGAGTGTAAGGGTTTTCATGAAGAGCCACAATGTGCTGCTGTTTGTCCTGTAGACTGTTGTGTACCGGATGAGGATATTGTAGAAACTGAAGAAGAATTACTAGGTAAGCAGCGTTTTATGCATCCAGAAGATTAA
- a CDS encoding DUF6146 family protein, whose product MKKTLYLIGLLLTSILFTNCTSTKEVVAISEAEKNVFNQKEGESVVIADEESEYEIIIIDPGFNAWLVSFARPEQFYSQSYLETRNRLYVTEWNQRATQPFRYDPNLYEMQINYSANIDYGYEVNYKLYNYFIYFQRKYNQRLGHFVPRI is encoded by the coding sequence ATGAAAAAGACACTATATTTAATTGGCTTACTACTTACCTCTATCCTATTTACAAATTGCACAAGCACTAAAGAAGTAGTTGCTATATCAGAAGCAGAAAAAAATGTTTTTAATCAGAAAGAAGGAGAATCAGTTGTAATTGCTGATGAAGAATCTGAATACGAAATTATAATAATAGATCCTGGTTTTAATGCCTGGTTAGTTAGTTTTGCTAGGCCAGAGCAATTTTATTCTCAGAGTTATTTAGAAACAAGAAACCGTTTATATGTAACAGAATGGAACCAAAGAGCTACACAACCTTTTAGATACGACCCTAATTTATATGAAATGCAAATTAACTATTCAGCAAACATAGATTATGGCTATGAAGTAAACTACAAACTATACAATTACTTCATTTATTTTCAAAGAAAATACAATCAACGTCTTGGTCATTTTGTTCCTCGCATATAA
- a CDS encoding CPBP family intramembrane glutamic endopeptidase, with protein sequence MLKIVYQFLKNPTNTPDENTDFGYRFISFIKILFWGLLIGIGIVVFNSIWETTGILGPNEHALSSAMDDYTTPMLFLLIVIVAPLFEELLFRGPLAFFKETKRFKIALYVSILLFGAVHISNFEITPMALALSPFLVAPQLVLGAFAGFIRVKFGLIWSIALHACHNFILFLPLALIKLLELPIE encoded by the coding sequence ATGCTAAAAATAGTTTACCAGTTTTTAAAAAATCCAACCAATACTCCTGATGAAAACACAGATTTTGGATACAGATTTATATCTTTTATAAAAATACTTTTTTGGGGATTATTAATAGGTATTGGCATAGTTGTTTTTAACTCTATTTGGGAAACTACAGGTATTTTAGGGCCTAACGAGCACGCTTTAAGCTCTGCTATGGACGACTATACTACTCCTATGCTATTTTTATTAATTGTTATAGTTGCTCCTTTGTTTGAAGAATTACTTTTTAGAGGTCCACTTGCTTTTTTTAAAGAAACCAAAAGGTTTAAAATAGCTTTATATGTATCTATTTTATTATTTGGTGCCGTACACATTAGTAATTTTGAAATTACACCAATGGCATTAGCGTTATCTCCATTTTTAGTAGCTCCACAATTGGTTTTAGGTGCTTTTGCTGGTTTTATTAGAGTTAAGTTTGGACTAATTTGGTCTATTGCACTACACGCTTGTCACAACTTTATCCTGTTTTTACCTTTAGCACTTATTAAACTTTTAGAACTTCCTATAGAATAA
- a CDS encoding DUF937 domain-containing protein, with translation MSGLLDLLNSPIGSQIIKGVAGQAGESEQKTAGVLSMALPLLMGAMKKNTATPEGAQGLMSALTNKHDGSILDNLGGLFGGGVDDNVMNDGQGILNHVLGAKQPQVENALSQKAGVSSDTVATILKVAAPLLMGVLGKQARNENVVESNGIGNLLGGLLGGDENSNKEQSLIESFLDSDGDGSILDDVAGMVLGGNKSGGSGIGGLLGGLFGK, from the coding sequence ATGTCAGGATTATTAGATTTATTAAATAGCCCAATAGGTTCACAAATTATAAAAGGTGTTGCAGGTCAAGCAGGAGAATCTGAGCAAAAAACAGCAGGTGTACTAAGTATGGCACTACCTTTATTAATGGGTGCAATGAAAAAAAACACAGCTACTCCAGAAGGTGCTCAAGGACTTATGAGTGCTTTAACAAATAAGCATGATGGTAGCATTTTAGATAACCTAGGTGGTTTATTTGGCGGAGGTGTAGATGACAACGTTATGAACGATGGTCAGGGAATTTTAAATCACGTATTAGGAGCAAAACAACCACAGGTAGAAAATGCACTAAGCCAAAAAGCTGGTGTAAGTTCTGATACTGTTGCTACTATTTTAAAAGTTGCTGCACCACTTTTAATGGGTGTTTTAGGTAAACAAGCAAGAAATGAAAATGTTGTTGAGTCTAACGGTATAGGAAATCTTTTAGGAGGTTTACTAGGAGGTGATGAAAACAGCAATAAAGAGCAATCTTTAATTGAGTCTTTTTTAGATTCTGACGGAGATGGTAGCATTTTAGATGATGTTGCAGGTATGGTTCTTGGCGGAAACAAAAGTGGAGGTTCTGGAATTGGAGGTCTTTTAGGCGGACTTTTCGGAAAATAA
- a CDS encoding ABC transporter ATP-binding protein yields the protein MIKAKNIQKFYGKLQVLKGVNLHIKEKEIVSIVGSSGAGKTTLLQILGTLDVISKTSSSELLIKNTNVTKLKDKELAKFRNENIGFIFQFHQLLPEFTALENVCIPAYIKKTPKEEAEKRGKELLDFLGLSHRYQHKPNELSGGEQQRVAVARALINNPSIIFADEPSGNLDSESADNLHKLFFKLRDEFGQTFVIVTHNEELADMADRKLVMVDGQITT from the coding sequence ATGATAAAAGCTAAAAATATTCAAAAGTTTTACGGGAAACTTCAGGTTTTAAAAGGTGTAAATCTTCATATTAAAGAAAAAGAAATTGTCTCTATTGTTGGCTCTTCTGGTGCTGGTAAAACAACTTTATTACAAATACTAGGAACTCTAGATGTTATTTCTAAAACATCTTCTAGTGAGTTATTAATTAAAAACACAAATGTTACAAAACTAAAAGATAAGGAGTTAGCTAAGTTTAGGAATGAAAACATTGGTTTCATTTTTCAGTTTCATCAACTATTACCAGAGTTTACTGCTTTAGAAAATGTTTGTATACCTGCTTACATAAAAAAAACACCTAAAGAGGAAGCAGAAAAAAGAGGAAAAGAACTCTTAGACTTTCTAGGGCTTTCTCATAGATACCAACATAAACCTAACGAATTATCTGGAGGGGAACAACAACGTGTTGCTGTTGCAAGAGCTTTAATAAACAATCCTTCTATTATTTTTGCTGATGAACCTAGTGGTAACTTAGATTCTGAAAGCGCTGATAACCTTCATAAATTATTTTTTAAATTACGAGATGAATTTGGACAGACATTTGTGATTGTAACACACAATGAAGAACTTGCTGATATGGCAGATAGAAAATTGGTAATGGTAGACGGACAAATAACAACATAA
- a CDS encoding monoheme cytochrome C, which translates to MSEENKFKNQAKQVYRMLIMVWCIVLLGVVFAIYALVDPNLSAFKTDEELQPVVVENTIEEDDWDKIENGIHLRTGFVEDEGVMTVVNNCTSCHSAKMVTQNRMTKERWIATIRWMQETQNLWDLGNNEEIIVNYLAKNYAPKSMGRRANLENIDWYQLN; encoded by the coding sequence ATGAGCGAAGAAAACAAGTTTAAAAATCAGGCTAAACAAGTATATAGAATGCTTATTATGGTGTGGTGCATAGTACTTTTAGGAGTAGTATTTGCAATTTATGCGCTTGTAGACCCTAACTTATCAGCATTTAAGACTGATGAGGAATTACAACCTGTTGTAGTAGAAAACACCATTGAAGAAGATGATTGGGACAAAATTGAAAATGGTATACACTTAAGAACAGGTTTTGTAGAGGATGAAGGGGTAATGACTGTAGTTAATAATTGTACTAGCTGCCACTCGGCCAAAATGGTTACTCAGAATAGAATGACAAAAGAGCGTTGGATAGCCACAATTAGATGGATGCAAGAAACTCAAAACCTTTGGGATTTAGGAAATAATGAAGAGATTATAGTAAACTATTTAGCCAAAAACTATGCACCCAAAAGTATGGGCAGACGTGCTAATTTAGAAAATATTGATTGGTATCAATTGAATTAG
- a CDS encoding acyl-CoA reductase: MAKLEDRIVAFSKLGTLFADYYEYANSEKQEENTNEWIIKLQDAIHTASLHNGWFTEENILFCINSWSKLLTKKELNNWFKSYDLNSIKNSNIAIIMAGNIPLVGFHDFLATILSGNTALVKLSSNDKILLPFVSSFLIKQLPELANSIVYVDGKLEGFDAVIATGSDNTARYFEHYFGKKPNIIRKNRNSVAVLTGNETKEQLENLSEDIFRYYGLGCRSVSKLFVPKGYDFDAFFKAMYPKQDIIHHVKYANNYDYNKAVYLMSEFNILENGFLMIKEDESYASPISSVFYEYYDSLDSLKEKLKNDEDKIQCVVANGLLDTEVAFGQTQQPSLTDYADNIDTVKFLLKTS; encoded by the coding sequence ATGGCTAAACTTGAAGATAGAATAGTTGCTTTTTCTAAATTAGGAACTTTGTTTGCAGATTATTACGAATATGCAAACTCAGAAAAACAAGAAGAAAACACAAACGAGTGGATTATAAAACTACAAGATGCAATACACACAGCTAGCTTACACAATGGTTGGTTTACAGAAGAAAACATTCTTTTTTGTATTAATAGTTGGAGCAAATTACTAACTAAAAAAGAGTTAAACAATTGGTTTAAATCTTATGACTTAAACTCTATAAAAAACAGCAACATAGCTATTATAATGGCTGGTAATATTCCGCTTGTTGGTTTTCATGATTTTTTAGCTACAATATTAAGTGGTAATACTGCTTTAGTTAAGTTATCTTCAAACGATAAAATACTATTACCTTTTGTTTCTTCATTCTTAATTAAACAATTACCAGAACTAGCTAATTCTATTGTGTATGTAGATGGAAAATTAGAAGGTTTTGATGCCGTTATTGCTACCGGAAGCGATAATACTGCTCGTTATTTTGAGCATTACTTTGGTAAAAAGCCAAATATTATCAGAAAAAATAGAAATTCTGTTGCAGTTTTAACAGGCAACGAAACCAAAGAACAACTAGAAAACCTTAGTGAAGATATTTTTAGATATTATGGATTAGGTTGCAGAAGTGTATCCAAACTATTTGTTCCAAAGGGCTATGATTTTGATGCATTTTTTAAAGCAATGTATCCTAAACAAGATATTATACACCACGTAAAATACGCAAACAACTACGACTATAACAAAGCTGTGTATTTAATGAGCGAATTTAATATTTTAGAAAATGGTTTTTTAATGATTAAAGAAGATGAAAGCTACGCCTCACCTATTTCTTCTGTTTTTTATGAGTATTACGACTCTTTAGACTCCTTAAAAGAGAAATTAAAGAATGATGAAGATAAAATACAATGCGTAGTTGCAAATGGCTTATTAGATACTGAAGTTGCTTTTGGGCAAACACAACAACCTAGCTTAACAGATTATGCAGATAATATAGATACTGTTAAATTCTTGTTGAAAACATCCTAG
- a CDS encoding DUF6787 family protein — MEKLKQRWGIDSNFAIVMILIVFAVTGSSSLKVARPLLDFIGFTREIFPSDWYFSILYWTVRILIIFPIYQILLVAFGWLFGQFKFFWAFEKKMLSRLGLGRFLKE; from the coding sequence ATGGAAAAATTAAAACAACGTTGGGGAATAGATTCTAATTTCGCCATTGTTATGATACTTATTGTATTTGCCGTAACTGGATCTTCATCTTTAAAAGTTGCAAGACCACTTTTGGACTTTATAGGCTTTACAAGAGAAATTTTTCCTTCAGATTGGTATTTTTCAATTTTATATTGGACAGTCCGCATATTAATCATATTTCCAATATATCAAATACTACTTGTTGCTTTTGGTTGGTTGTTTGGTCAGTTTAAATTCTTTTGGGCTTTTGAAAAAAAGATGCTATCAAGATTAGGTTTAGGACGTTTTTTAAAAGAGTAA
- a CDS encoding sulfite oxidase, with translation MKRRNFVKKATLTTMAGIIGADIVFGSKMPENYQPLAIQDTDPFTLFNLDKEMVVLNDKPWNIEAKAHLLDEKVTSNKNMFIRNNGIPPEDVDISAWTLTIDGESVQQKKTYTLSELKSKFKQYTYQLTVECGGNGRSEFNPPAKGNQWTVGAVSCASWTGVRLKDILDDVGIKDSAVYIGYHAADSHISRDPNKEPISRGVPMHKALQDETLVAFKMNGKDIPAAHGYPLRLVCGGWPASTSGKWLNGISVRNKEHDGAKMKAPAYRVPKNPVAPGEKVKDEDMKIIESMPVKSLITYPKSGAMINLGKKLNIRGHAWAGELEVVKMEFSIDFGATWHTCTVEKPVNRLAWQHFNAVIAFPKKGYYEVWARATDVNNVAQPMLVPGWNPKGYLNNACHRIAVKVK, from the coding sequence TTGAAAAGAAGAAATTTTGTTAAAAAGGCTACTTTAACTACTATGGCAGGTATTATTGGAGCAGATATTGTTTTTGGTTCTAAAATGCCAGAAAATTACCAACCTTTAGCCATACAAGATACAGACCCGTTTACCTTGTTTAATTTAGATAAGGAAATGGTTGTTTTAAATGATAAACCTTGGAATATTGAAGCTAAAGCACATTTGTTAGATGAGAAAGTAACATCTAATAAAAATATGTTTATCAGAAATAACGGAATTCCGCCAGAAGATGTAGATATATCTGCATGGACACTTACCATAGATGGCGAATCTGTACAACAGAAAAAAACTTATACTTTATCAGAATTAAAATCAAAATTTAAACAATACACTTACCAACTTACGGTAGAGTGTGGTGGTAATGGTAGGTCTGAATTTAATCCGCCAGCAAAAGGTAACCAATGGACCGTTGGTGCGGTATCTTGTGCAAGCTGGACAGGAGTTAGACTTAAAGATATACTTGATGATGTAGGTATTAAAGATTCTGCAGTTTATATTGGGTACCACGCTGCAGACTCACATATTAGTAGAGATCCTAATAAAGAGCCTATCTCTAGAGGCGTGCCTATGCATAAAGCATTGCAAGATGAAACTTTGGTTGCTTTTAAAATGAACGGTAAAGATATACCAGCAGCTCACGGTTACCCTTTACGCTTAGTTTGTGGTGGTTGGCCAGCATCTACATCTGGTAAATGGCTAAATGGTATTAGCGTAAGAAACAAAGAACATGATGGGGCTAAAATGAAAGCTCCGGCATACAGAGTGCCTAAAAACCCTGTAGCTCCAGGAGAAAAGGTTAAAGACGAGGATATGAAAATTATAGAGTCTATGCCTGTAAAATCTTTAATTACTTACCCTAAATCTGGAGCAATGATAAATTTAGGAAAAAAACTAAACATTCGCGGACACGCTTGGGCAGGAGAGTTAGAGGTGGTTAAAATGGAGTTTTCTATAGATTTTGGTGCTACCTGGCATACTTGTACTGTAGAAAAACCTGTAAACAGGTTAGCGTGGCAGCATTTTAATGCAGTAATCGCATTTCCAAAAAAAGGATATTATGAGGTTTGGGCTAGAGCAACAGATGTAAATAATGTAGCGCAGCCAATGCTTGTACCTGGCTGGAACCCTAAGGGGTATTTAAACAATGCTTGTCATAGAATAGCTGTAAAAGTGAAATAA
- a CDS encoding NAD(P)-dependent oxidoreductase yields the protein MKKILANDGISQNGIDALEKAGFIVVTTNVAQEQLANYINENKIAGLLVRSATQVGKDIIDNCPTLELIGRGGVGMDNIDVVYAKEKGLHVINTPAASSASVAELVFAHLYNGVRYLYDANRIMPLEGDSKFKQLKKAYAKGVELRGKTIGIIGFGKIGQATAQIALGVGMKVIYHDTEVEEATVSVPFFDGQSVSFNFKNTTKDTLLKEADFITIHVPAQKGYTIGDSDFDKMKDGVGIINAARGGALDEVALVDALEENKVAFAGLDVYESEPNPEIRILMHPKISLTPHIGAATKEAQDRIGEELASKITTLLK from the coding sequence ATGAAAAAAATATTAGCAAACGACGGTATATCTCAAAATGGTATAGACGCATTAGAAAAAGCTGGTTTTATAGTAGTTACAACCAATGTTGCACAAGAACAGCTTGCTAATTACATAAACGAAAATAAAATTGCAGGTTTGTTAGTGCGTAGCGCTACACAAGTAGGTAAAGATATTATAGACAACTGCCCTACTTTAGAGTTAATTGGTCGTGGTGGTGTTGGTATGGACAATATTGACGTAGTTTACGCCAAAGAAAAAGGACTACACGTTATTAATACACCTGCAGCTTCATCTGCCTCTGTTGCAGAACTTGTGTTTGCTCATTTATATAATGGTGTTCGTTATTTATATGATGCCAACCGTATTATGCCTTTAGAAGGCGATAGTAAATTTAAACAGCTTAAAAAAGCCTATGCTAAAGGTGTTGAGTTAAGAGGAAAAACCATTGGTATTATTGGTTTTGGTAAAATTGGTCAGGCTACTGCACAAATTGCACTTGGTGTAGGTATGAAGGTTATTTACCATGATACTGAAGTAGAAGAAGCTACTGTTTCTGTTCCTTTTTTTGATGGGCAATCGGTTTCTTTTAACTTTAAAAACACTACCAAAGACACGCTTTTAAAAGAAGCTGACTTTATTACTATTCACGTTCCTGCACAAAAAGGATATACTATTGGTGATAGTGATTTTGACAAAATGAAAGATGGAGTTGGTATTATTAACGCTGCTCGTGGTGGTGCTTTAGATGAAGTTGCCTTAGTTGATGCTTTAGAAGAAAATAAAGTAGCTTTTGCTGGTTTAGATGTGTATGAGTCCGAACCAAATCCTGAGATTAGAATATTAATGCATCCAAAAATTTCTTTAACTCCGCATATTGGGGCAGCAACTAAAGAAGCACAAGACAGAATTGGTGAAGAATTAGCCTCAAAAATTACTACTTTGCTTAAATAA